One genomic region from Biomphalaria glabrata chromosome 7, xgBioGlab47.1, whole genome shotgun sequence encodes:
- the LOC106061744 gene encoding putative uncharacterized protein DDB_G0271982 isoform X4, with translation MMARRLLLQFISILLLVCWATCCRRLEVQWLKEEMTKEWHLFPEYVNEYFHLASNEKQYTNLKKDIWTYLVTLKKELLENEQEREEERKNKEDVELFKELYRFTKPSFYLSLRHLNSAYAKHLKAKWEATQRQRERERQRKRERDRQRELDSIREREGLP, from the exons ATGATGGCCCGAAGGTTGCTACTCCAGTTTATATCGATCTTGCTTCTAG TATGCTGGGCCACATGCTGCCGAAGGTTAGAAGTGCAATGGTTAAAAGAGGAAATGACAAAGGAATGGCATTTGTTTCCTGAATATGTTAATGAATATTTTCATCTAGCATCGAATGAAAAACAATATACTAATTTGAAAAAGGACATTTGGACTTACTTGGTAACTTTGAAAAAAGAGCTATTGGAAA atgaaCAAGAacgagaagaagaaagaaaaa aTAAAGAGGATGTGGAATTGTTTAAAGAGT taTATAGATTTACAAAACCATCTTTTTATTTGTCATTGAGGCATCTGAACTCTGCATATGCGAAGCACTTGAAAGCAAAATGGGAAGCAACTCAACGCCAACGTGAACGTGAACGCCAACGTAAACGTGAACGTGATCGCCAACGTGAACTTGACAGTATACGTGAACGTGAAGGTTTACCGTGA
- the LOC106061744 gene encoding putative uncharacterized protein DDB_G0271982 isoform X2, with amino-acid sequence MMARRLLLQFISILLLVCWATCCRRLEVQWLKEEMTKEWHLFPEYVNEYFHLASNEKQYTNLKKDIWTYLVTLKKELLEKQREIDEQEREEERKNKEDVELFKELYRFTKPSFYLSLRHLNSAYAKHLKAKWEATQRQRERERQRKRERDRQRELDSIREREGLP; translated from the exons ATGATGGCCCGAAGGTTGCTACTCCAGTTTATATCGATCTTGCTTCTAG TATGCTGGGCCACATGCTGCCGAAGGTTAGAAGTGCAATGGTTAAAAGAGGAAATGACAAAGGAATGGCATTTGTTTCCTGAATATGTTAATGAATATTTTCATCTAGCATCGAATGAAAAACAATATACTAATTTGAAAAAGGACATTTGGACTTACTTGGTAACTTTGAAAAAAGAGCTATTGGAAA AACAAAGAGAAATAG atgaaCAAGAacgagaagaagaaagaaaaa aTAAAGAGGATGTGGAATTGTTTAAAGAGT taTATAGATTTACAAAACCATCTTTTTATTTGTCATTGAGGCATCTGAACTCTGCATATGCGAAGCACTTGAAAGCAAAATGGGAAGCAACTCAACGCCAACGTGAACGTGAACGCCAACGTAAACGTGAACGTGATCGCCAACGTGAACTTGACAGTATACGTGAACGTGAAGGTTTACCGTGA
- the LOC106061744 gene encoding putative uncharacterized protein DDB_G0271982 isoform X1 codes for MMARRLLLQFISILLLVCWATCCRRLEVQWLKEEMTKEWHLFPEYVNEYFHLASNEKQYTNLKKDIWTYLVTLKKELLEKQREIDEQEREEERKKDKEDVELFKELYRFTKPSFYLSLRHLNSAYAKHLKAKWEATQRQRERERQRKRERDRQRELDSIREREGLP; via the exons ATGATGGCCCGAAGGTTGCTACTCCAGTTTATATCGATCTTGCTTCTAG TATGCTGGGCCACATGCTGCCGAAGGTTAGAAGTGCAATGGTTAAAAGAGGAAATGACAAAGGAATGGCATTTGTTTCCTGAATATGTTAATGAATATTTTCATCTAGCATCGAATGAAAAACAATATACTAATTTGAAAAAGGACATTTGGACTTACTTGGTAACTTTGAAAAAAGAGCTATTGGAAA AACAAAGAGAAATAG atgaaCAAGAacgagaagaagaaagaaaaa aagaTAAAGAGGATGTGGAATTGTTTAAAGAGT taTATAGATTTACAAAACCATCTTTTTATTTGTCATTGAGGCATCTGAACTCTGCATATGCGAAGCACTTGAAAGCAAAATGGGAAGCAACTCAACGCCAACGTGAACGTGAACGCCAACGTAAACGTGAACGTGATCGCCAACGTGAACTTGACAGTATACGTGAACGTGAAGGTTTACCGTGA
- the LOC106061744 gene encoding uncharacterized protein LOC106061744 isoform X3: MMARRLLLQFISILLLVCWATCCRRLEVQWLKEEMTKEWHLFPEYVNEYFHLASNEKQYTNLKKDIWTYLVTLKKELLENEQEREEERKKDKEDVELFKELYRFTKPSFYLSLRHLNSAYAKHLKAKWEATQRQRERERQRKRERDRQRELDSIREREGLP; the protein is encoded by the exons ATGATGGCCCGAAGGTTGCTACTCCAGTTTATATCGATCTTGCTTCTAG TATGCTGGGCCACATGCTGCCGAAGGTTAGAAGTGCAATGGTTAAAAGAGGAAATGACAAAGGAATGGCATTTGTTTCCTGAATATGTTAATGAATATTTTCATCTAGCATCGAATGAAAAACAATATACTAATTTGAAAAAGGACATTTGGACTTACTTGGTAACTTTGAAAAAAGAGCTATTGGAAA atgaaCAAGAacgagaagaagaaagaaaaa aagaTAAAGAGGATGTGGAATTGTTTAAAGAGT taTATAGATTTACAAAACCATCTTTTTATTTGTCATTGAGGCATCTGAACTCTGCATATGCGAAGCACTTGAAAGCAAAATGGGAAGCAACTCAACGCCAACGTGAACGTGAACGCCAACGTAAACGTGAACGTGATCGCCAACGTGAACTTGACAGTATACGTGAACGTGAAGGTTTACCGTGA